Genomic segment of Carassius carassius chromosome 19, fCarCar2.1, whole genome shotgun sequence:
AGGGAGCGGACCGGAGCGGACGGGGGCCCGGGTTCATCTGCTGTCTGCGCCGCGGTCTTTCGGGTCTCGGTCGCTGCTGGAGTCACGAGGCAGACCGGCGGAACTGATGCATTTCCAGAGAAAGATGTGCAGTCCTCATGCCTGCCCTGTTACTGGAAGAGATCGTGAGtagattaaacaaaaaattacagAAGCTAATGAAATCATATTGGTTTGGTTccggtttttttgggggggttttttTGCGGTCCGCGCTGACTACAACAGTTAAACAGATAACGTTAGCTGTTTATATGTATGCAACCTTATTTCTAAGGAAATGAATCATCgagagacatacaaaatactGCAGAGaataattaatttagaaaaaaagaaaagaaaataaatgaaaaaaaaagaaaagaaaatgttaaagACAGCCATTTAATTGCGGGGCTGTGAAATAAACAGTTGACTACCTGTCAGAGGACCCCAAAATAACATGCCAGACAGGCATGAGCAACAACCCCGAGTGCAACACTTCTTACCTTTCTGCCTGTTAGTGAACAGCGGACCGGCGCAGCTCGATTTCTTCTAAACTATCCAGTCAAAAAACGAGCAAAAAACGTTTTTTGATGTTCATTAAAACAGCAGATTTGACGGAGAGTCCTTCCAGAGTAGTCAGCGGTGATTGTGATCTCTCAATCAAGCTTTGTTAAAGACCACACCTACAGAAACTATGATCACTCACCCAGAACTATGATTGGCTGGAGTCATCAGACCCCGCCCACCGCTGAGGTTGATTGGCTGGAGTCTGCGCGCAGCTCTTGTCTGCCGCCACACGGCGGACTGAACCAATTGCGATTCTGTTTAGACCATAGACGGTAAGGGTTTagaccaggggttggcaacctacggcacgcgtgccaacagtggcacgcagagggataatcgctggcacgcaagcgataaggaaaactgtataatgacgtacagtttgatgtaataacttctcatagtcacacagcctgttaggagctacaaatactattaaagtgtgagaattaacttgcatggatgcacgtgcaaacactgcacatactaggtgcttcagatcaaagcctcggtctaacagcactcgtcaatgtcaaaatgactgagatggccaatcagatcaaagtaggcggggtttactgttcacagaagcagagcgcgaagcgtcagtttaacgttaaagagagtgaggtaagatgaagctgcaaatcaattaacattagtcaacttttaataatacgttttaccatagaaatgttaaatgacctaaagctatatccagtgatgaaaaattttctgaaatatggccattttgagagaaagaaagtggggggggggtaaattgtctctctctgcagacaatgaagcgattttgcccctttgttgttgagaaatataatgtagcgattcagtatcgattaataaaagtagcgtgacaacactcataggtttatgagcttctgaatgctactttttgcacagcacgatctcagatctctgtgtgcgagtggtgtgtgttgtgtgtgtgtgtgtctgtgtgtgcacgttcatcaattaaagcagtgcattaacgttgattaaacgttaaaaaaacttttttttatcgtataataaaaaattgtgtatgtaccgtttaaatacagaattatatcgggatgtggggggggggggggggggggctgtgttggcacagtggttaaccataaaaataaaaaatggcacgtcatgccgaaaaggttgctgatccctggttTAGACTCTTAATTTTGTGTCCATAAGATAAATTCCCGGGTGAAATACTCTTACCTTGTCAAAGTGTTCATCAACAAGCACTCATTTCATGGAGACTGACATGTACTGTAGACTACTTGTTTTTCTATGAAATACTATATTGGAAAGCAGTGTTGTTGGGAAAGTTACTAttgaaatgtaataggttatagaTAACAAGTTAGCCTATCTAAAATCTAATAAGTTAGTTAACTATTTCAGTTACTTtactaaagtaatgtaactgattacatttgctTACTTTTGCTTACTTCTCTAAATTTCTAATGTTTTCAAACATATAAGCAGGCAGTACACTGATTAGTCCATCACTTtaattaagattttaataatttaattttaaagcacgGCTAACACAAAATAAGACTTACTTTGAGGTCATTCTGAGGATAAGTACAGATTTAAAACCATAACAAGAAACAATTAAGTAGTATACAGTAGTTATGACAGAAAACACTGGCATATAACAATGCCTTGGGGGAAAAAAcagttaatcttaaaaaataaagcatatgcATAAATCCAAATAGCAATAGTTATCAAATAAGCATGTATCCTATTCTGTGTCCTAagctcctgaaacattggtgtcatATTTTACAGCAGTTTCACTGATTGGAATAAGAGTAGTCAGtcattcaattattttaaattcacatttaaaagaAAGTACAGAAATAGTTTTACCACTGGGTGAAAGTGGTATAGgcttaatgatttatttaaaattttatgtgattttattattaatattattaggaaATTTACATACAAAGTAATTATAATGTTTCTCATTATTTACATTGCTTAAAACTACTGTTTGTTTTTGCATAGATGCATAAGCAAAAGACTATTAGAacaatgtaacattatataaTGTGAATGTACATTTCTCTATAGTGCATAATTAtgcataatacaaataaataaataaataaataaaaataatttgcacTGAAAACACAACTCCCTCGAATTTGAACAAAGGCTGGATatagatttgtatttttatttaaaaggttTTCCTATCATATCTATGTCTTATTTTTTCCCCAGCACAGTAAATGTAAAAGCTTTCCATTTTCCTGAGGACTTCTACTACTCATATAATTATTATACTAACTTGGGACAAAAATGTATGCTGTCTGAAATGGAAGGCGGCAGAGGGAATGCACATTTAATGAAAAATTGATTGGATTTTCTGACCTTCACTGTCACTGATAGCTAACCCGTTATATCCAAACATCTATCAtatcttttcatttaatttccccTAATTCCCCTAAGTTAAATATAGTGGTATTACTGCAACCAGTATGAATTGATTTTGTCTTTCCTTTTTTTGAATCTCATCTTCATTTGACAGTCATCTGGATTTGAGGTCCACTCCACAGATTGAGCTCTTTCCCccaatctatttttatttatatgctcTTCTgttctatttcaacattgctTACAGCCAGCAATTCAGTCATACTGTCAAGCAGTGCTACTTTGTGATGCCTATGTGATTATTTTTATTCACTGGTGACTCACATTGAAAGCTTCCTTTTGCCTCTTATACGTCTCACAGAAAAGTTGAAGATAAAGCTGAAATCATTCAAATGGAGAGAAGTATAACCTGCACATTTTTAATTTCACTTGAGCCAGATACCCCGTTACATAAGACACTTTAGCTGAAGTCTCTTGGCAATACTATTTTAAGCGTAATTCTGTATTACATAATCATATAACTCTAATCAATCCCTTTTGTAATCTGCTATTTGTTCTTCATTTACATTAAAAGACTAAAAATACTAACCAAAAAACAGCAATGACTACTCTTTCTACacagtttgtatttttattttaattgtgcaGCACATGTAAATATTTGTGAAGAGGTAATGCAAGGCACAAATAtttgatatttgtgatatttcatgAAGTTGTCAATAACACTGTAATTGCGTAAGATAGTGTAACATGAAGTCATGTACCATACCGTAAGTCGCGGTCCTTGAGAAGTATAAATGCAGACCTGAAACTGAACTTGAAAAGCATTAGATGCCATAAATAccaatgaaaaactttttttttcaaacacatttCAGCTGTTAATGAAATCTCAGACTTTCAATACAGTAGTTTCAGAGAAAACATGCAAGAGTTCTACAACTATTTAATATCTACCTTTTCTTTGTGTAGTAAAGTATGAAGGCCTGTGATAGATTTATTTAGCATgagtgatttgtttatttataatgaatgAATAGCTTTCTTTTCAATACGTTGTCTATATGTGATCTCCAACCTTAAGTTACTGTGAAACTGATTTATAGATAATGTTATGCTTCCTTTAACATAATTTATGCATTCAATAAATCCTCAGGAATATGCTCAGAGGCACAGAACCAGCATCATggccagaaaaaaagaaaaaaaatcctagtTGAAATAGTTTGTAACAAAACCATAACCACCTTCTGTACACAATCAGGTCAATTCTGCTTGTTGCTCTTAGGATGTtgctctttttttctcagaaaggtGTTGCTTTGAAATACTCCTCAAGTGGAATGACAGAGACTCCTCCAACCCAGTCCTGCAGACAAACCTGCTGCAAAACCAGCTTCATGAAAAACCAGTCAAGTCCAGGGGGCCACTTCTTCATGACAGGATGCCTAAACAAAACACACACCAAAATTGACACatatattcatttgaaatattgCTTACCTGATACTTTCTCAAAAAGGATCAGAACTGTCATTGGGGTGCTACCTTTTCAAAACATACTAATATTCactaataatgaataatgaaggTTTAAAATACTTATATTTACCTTCATAATCCTAATATGTACCTTTCAGGGAAAAATAAGATATAAAATTCTACCTATTAGTTTTGCACCTTAGGGTATTGCCCAAGAGACagctttctttgtttttcagagaGAATAATCTGCTGTTGGTATATTTGCATAATTCTAATGCAGAGGCAAGGTTCAGACTAGACTGTTTGTTTATTAGCAATACATTTCAGCTATAAGTTTAGTTGCATCAGATACAAAACGCAGCATTTAAATAGAGAACAGTCTagacaataatgataatattaagcAAAAACAGCTAATCATACTTTACCAACAGACACAAACGAACAAAGACCTTATGTTcaacattaaaagtatgaagtgtGTTTAGCTGCTGTCACTGAAATAGAAATGTGTGGTGTGCATGATTTATCATTTGCATAAGTACCTGGAGAACATGGCCTCTTTGGCAAAGTCAAGCTCTTCTGGTCCCACCTCCACCATTTTACCAGTCAAAGTGAGTCGAGCACACCTGGGGTCCTCAGGGTCATAAACCTGCTTCCTGTCATGGGGAAATGTAGTCAGAAGACAAAATGCTCTAGATGATCATTATACAATGATCTCTGTCAAAGATATTTTTGTTTAGATATGTAAACATGACTGAAACGTAAAGGCTTCTTGCTCCAGTTATTTCAGAGACATACCTGCAGAAATCTCCTTCTGCCTCAGAAAACGTTAAAGAGGCAAAAGGGAAGCTTCGAAGATCCGTTACAGTGTTGTCCGTCGGTGTCACATAAAAATAAGGAACGCCAGTGCTGTTGTCAGCTGGACCGTCGCTTACGGAGAAAATATTTCCAAAAGGAAGTCCTTTAATCTAAAAAGATGATGGGGAAAGAAAACAATCTAAATTAAAGACATTTCATACAtgcctgtaataataataataaaaaatgtatgtacttGATTAATGATAATGACTGTCCGAATGTACCGTACTTTATTCCTTAAgatacagtggttctcaacctttgtCCACAAAAATACTCTCATGACttctttaagatttattacgattTACTGGATAAGGATTTTTTCCAAAGCATTTTACAGCATATGCAGTatagcattttacattttatttagtttctaaaataaactatttttagattttggcataactataaaaataatctacatttgttttttttaaaaagccaatGGTTTAAGATTTCATATTTTACATGACTTTTCCAGGTCTAGAAATCACTATTAAAATTAGGCCTCCTCATATATTATCCAGGTTTTCCAAGAAAGCAAGAACCTGTGGCCAGCTGTATAAACATAATTAACAACTAGTTTGACTAACTAGTAGTTAACCAAGTGGTCATCAATCTTACTTTCAGAATTCAAATTAGACCAATATACGTTTTAATGTTACTGATTTAAAGTTATATGACTAGAAAAAAATGAGATGAGAAACTTTTAGGactagtctaagcagtttatgAAACCCGCCACTGGATCTCCAAAGAAAAATAGCAGTTGTTGAAGagattaattcaaattaatatcTTAATTGATTTGTATTGAATTGAATGCCTTTATTGTCCTCGTATTTTTCTGCAT
This window contains:
- the creg2 gene encoding protein CREG2 produces the protein MLLLHLVSVLTTLRCVGESYTIRSAVSWAVAGDAEEEEELDAHSDEAPAVLVDNILIWKPAYPSSVYLDASEKKPEQISKSEDVSSASRVFSYRMEEVNVPSSIAAPPPHEETARVARYMAHYSDWGHLATVSTQEQIKGLPFGNIFSVSDGPADNSTGVPYFYVTPTDNTVTDLRSFPFASLTFSEAEGDFCRKQVYDPEDPRCARLTLTGKMVEVGPEELDFAKEAMFSRHPVMKKWPPGLDWFFMKLVLQQVCLQDWVGGVSVIPLEEYFKATPF